AACAAATCAACACAGGTTTTGAAGCTTCCAGCAACAGTTAAGAGAATGAAGTTACTCTCTGTAGGACAAAATAAAGAAGGAACATTTAATGACACATTTTTTTGAACGGTACATTTAATGACATATTGCATCCTGGATGTAGAGGCTGGGGATGTAATTTACCTTCCTTATCTAAAAaacttatcaatttttttttgaacactCAAAATctttgcacgtcaatatattagaaatcTATAAGAATGACCATATATTACAGTATCTCAAAATctttgcacgtcaatatattataAATCTAAAAGAATGACCATATATTACAGTATCTTAATATACTGACCTGAAAACCAATGGACAGTAGTCCTTCCACCGGAAATCACATGACTGGTGAGGAGGAGTATGCTTTGATCCTTCAGGAGGAAATCTTGTCCACACCTTCTCTTTCGGATCAAATGCTGATGATTTAAGATCCAATGAAGCAGGAGCTGACTGCCTTCCTACAGCATGTCTGTATCCCCAAATAATATGAACAGCAAATGTCAATGCATCGAATTTAGAAGACCAATGCATCAGCATTCAGAAAACACCAATGAcagaataattaactatttgtcatTCTTACAAGTGATTCTTGCTATTGGactcacatgtcatagacaacAAATTGCAAATTCTTAATTACCATATCTTAAAAGTGTCAATTAGTCAACATGTGTAATAACATTAGTGGACATGAAGCAAATCATCTCACCTGATACCCAGCTGCAAGTTGAGCATCAGTTCGTAGTTCTTGTGGCCCTTGGAGATGGTCTCCCCCTGCTTCTTCCCCGGCTTCGGCAGCGTGGGCGCGCGCATACACGACGGTGTCCGCACCCATGACCTGTCGTTGCGagtctcctcgccgccgtcctccccctCAACCAGGCTGTCAATGTCGGACGACATGCTGTTCCTCCTGCTCGACCTCCTCCCTTGGTCAGCTCCGACCTCCGGCGGCCGCCACATCCCTTGGTcagcggcgacctccggcggcCGCCACACCGGCTTCTTCGTCACGGGCTCCACCCCGGGCCATGTCAGCACCTTCTGCGACGGCAGCAGCGACACCGTCTTCCCCTCGGACATCTCCAGCTCCTCGAGCAGCTTCGTGATCACCTCCTTGGGTTCCCGGGGCAACGGCACCGCCGGGCCACCGGACGGCGGGTAGTACACGCCCTTGCCCTGCGTCTCGCCGGACTCCTGGCACCACAGGCCGATGTACATCCCGCCGTCGGACCACCGGAACGTGCCCTGCCCCTTGGGCTTGGCGTCCTCCCACGCGCCGTCGTACCGGTCGCCGTCCGCCCATATCACCGTCCCGCGGCCGTGCATCTCGCCGGCCTTCCACGTCCCGATGTACTCGTGGCCGCCGCGCCAGATGTACCGGCCGTGCCCATCCTGCAGCCCGTCGCGCCAGTGGCCGTCGTACACGTCGCCGTTGACGTACGCCTGCGTGCCGCGGCCGTGCCGGAGGTTGTTCGCCCACAGCCCGGCGAACGTGTCCCCGAGCTCGCCGATGTAGGTTCCTTGGCCGTGCATGTacccgccggcgaggtcgccctCGTAGATGGCGCCCGACGACCACGAGAACTTGCCGCGCCcggccgcgcggccgccgcgccacgacccCTCGTACATGCTGCCGTCCGTCCAGAGATACTTGCCGGCGCCGTGGGGGAGGTCGCCGCGCAGGTCGCCCTGGTAGAAGTCTCCGCTGGGCAGCAGCTGGTCGGAGTGGCTGGGCTCGCCGAGGGACgcctcgtcgacgtcgtcgtcgtcggtgtcgACGTCGTCGAGGACGGAGTcgatgtcgtcgtcgccgtcttcGTACTGGTAGATGGTGTTGGAGGTGGAGGAGCTGACGGAGAGGCTTGGGGTGAGCGTGACGGGGTCACctccggtggccgccgccgccgcaccatcgAAGGCGGCGCCGGAGGGGACGACGGAGCCGCGGAGGATGGTGGAGTACTTGAGCTTGCGGATGCTCGCCTCCCACAGCCGGCTGGCCGGGGGAGGGAGCGGGTTCATCTTCTTCCCGGTCGCCGTCGTGGCGTCCTCCTCCGAGCGTAGCTCAACGTGACAGGGTCGTCAGAGCGAGGGTGTGCATGGCTGGCGATGGATGGGTGGCGCGGTGGAGGGAGCTGCAGGGGCGGGCAAGAAAATGTGTTTGGATAGGTTGGGGGTTGGGAGGAGTTGTCGGGGTGGATGGCGCTGCGCCGCGCACGccgaggagagctcggggggcGAAGCATTTGGAAGGAGGCAGAGGCAGCGGTGAGGCAGAAAGACATGAGCGCTCTAAAAATAGGCCAAAGAGACAAATAGCAGTAGTAGCATCTCCATTTCTGCTTCGGTCTTGGGGACTTTTGAAATGTTTTTCCATGGCAAAAGGCATCATTTGTCTTCCCAAGATTCACCAGGTTGACTTCAGTTTTGGGGCTCGCACTGTTCAGATGCTCAGGTCAAACAGTAGATTCTCCTTTCCAAAAGGCTAGAACATGTCACATACTTCCTCCCTCTCCTGATAGAAGAGGTTCtgatattttgcttgcactatttatcatttgtcttatttaaaaaaaatttagaattattttttatttttttatttattttattatctaaattactttttatatttgcacaaattttttaaataagatgagtagtcaaacagtgtaagcaaAATATCGAAATCTCTTATATATATTAGggtacagaagaagaagaagtactATTTATTAGCCTACGATGAAATCGCAGACCAACTGATGATGAAACTGATGCTATCATGATCCAGGAGCTACGGAACTGAAATCTGATAGTACCAAACTATCTGTCTCAACGACCATCAAAAACAGCAACCGCGACATTCATGTACGGTGAAATCGGTACAAGATATTATGACGTTTATATTGATATATAACAAGAAAAAAAGGTCTACATTACTGGGAGACTATAgtaaggaaaaggaaaatacaaCCACACCACGCGTCTGCGCTTGATCCTGCTACTGAAAAGCCTAACAGGCACACAACACGAATGAATCTTCTAAACAACGCCTCCAAGGAGGTGGCGATGCCAAGAGTGCCGTCGTTGCCCGTTCTAAAAAACCAGGTTATGGTTTTCACCTTGTAGGATCGTGATGTCGCCTAGttgggggtgaataggcgatttaaaactaaatgacacatactcaaaactaacctaagttgttAGGCTTGGTGAGATACAAGGTTAACTAAgaaactaagttatgttttgtaATCCTAGGGTGATACGGCCTCAAATATGTATATGTGAAAGTAAATTGCACACATAATATAAGTTTTGCAATCGTAGGGTGATATGGGTTTAAATATGTCTCTATgaaagtaaattgcacaaatataAATAGAATAAGCAAATGAGACAAGAGAGAAGGAGTTTTTCACctgaggttcggaaactcgccggtttcctacttcccattgaggcgagcccaacttcACCGCTcaaaaccacgaagccaccgcaagCCCCCTTTGTCAAGGGGTGGGTAAGGTGGGAGCCGACCCACGAAGTGGACTACCCGAGCCTTAATTActaggggtagttcttcctttactccgaaggtggtgaacttcaaaccactcacaaccggcgccgggccttcTCCACAATCTCCTTGGAGAGGTCACCaggcaacacctccacaagccatctaggaggcggcaaactccaagagtaacaagcaatgacctggctcggagatgatcaagtgccacactagctctacaatgaatcaaatgcacTTCACTATTGGCTAATCAACCCTCAATCACACTAAATGGATGAACACAAGCACTAGAGAGTGTGAGAGAGTGTACAAGGGGTATATGCAAGTGAAGCAAGTGCCAAGAGAGCTCCTTGCTgttggtgggggagtatttatactcccacccacaaAAACTAGCCGTGTGGGTCATAATCCCCAACTCAGTGCATTGCCGGTCAGGCTGCCATAGGGTCGCCAgtcagaccggactactttgcaacggctagaaaactagccgttgcaGTGCATTAAATGCACAGACACACGGGAGC
This genomic window from Oryza sativa Japonica Group chromosome 12, ASM3414082v1 contains:
- the LOC4351470 gene encoding phosphatidylinositol 4-phosphate 5-kinase 6, with amino-acid sequence MNPLPPPASRLWEASIRKLKYSTILRGSVVPSGAAFDGAAAAATGGDPVTLTPSLSVSSSTSNTIYQYEDGDDDIDSVLDDVDTDDDDVDEASLGEPSHSDQLLPSGDFYQGDLRGDLPHGAGKYLWTDGSMYEGSWRGGRAAGRGKFSWSSGAIYEGDLAGGYMHGQGTYIGELGDTFAGLWANNLRHGRGTQAYVNGDVYDGHWRDGLQDGHGRYIWRGGHEYIGTWKAGEMHGRGTVIWADGDRYDGAWEDAKPKGQGTFRWSDGGMYIGLWCQESGETQGKGVYYPPSGGPAVPLPREPKEVITKLLEELEMSEGKTVSLLPSQKVLTWPGVEPVTKKPVWRPPEVAADQGMWRPPEVGADQGRRSSRRNSMSSDIDSLVEGEDGGEETRNDRSWVRTPSCMRAPTLPKPGKKQGETISKGHKNYELMLNLQLGIRHAVGRQSAPASLDLKSSAFDPKEKVWTRFPPEGSKHTPPHQSCDFRWKDYCPLVFRTLRKLFDVDPGDYMLSICGDDALLELSSPGKSGSFFYFTNDDKYMIKTMKKAEVKVLLRMLPAYYKHVRSFDNTLVTKFFGLHCVKITGAIQKKVRFVIMGNLFCSNYSIHRRFDLKGSSHGRTTDKPLDQIDETTTLKDLDLNFIFRLEGSWYEDFCRQVDKDCEFLEQERIMDYSLLVGVHFKDRCKDISSPDNETTQTALEDEEKRKAPVKLGIGMPSRVENVVKNPESESQLIGEPTGEFQDVILFFGIIDILQDYDISKKLEHAYKSMQYDPNSISAVDPKQYCKRFRDFIYRAFSEDVQ